A portion of the Calothrix sp. 336/3 genome contains these proteins:
- a CDS encoding non-ribosomal peptide synthetase encodes MNIHSLLTDLSHRGVKLSANGNSLDIDAPKGVITPELRDSLAKHKAELLTLLQQNGTSTTSLPKIEPAPEWRYEPFPLTDMQYAFWVGRSGVLDLGNVANHGYYEIECKYLHIEKLNLALQKVIERHDMLRAIVLPNGQQQVLKQVPFYTLEVLDLRGKTEDIANAELDTVRQRMSHQVIPSDRWPLFEFRVTRLAEESFRLHVSFDLQIFDAWSLFRLFDEWFQLYQHPEEPLPPLEISFRDYVLAEQSLQETELYKRSQAYWFNRLDELPPAPDLPLAKNPKQIKHHQNKRYEGRLEPTQWQQLKQRAANAGLTPSGVLLAAFAEILTLWSKSPQFTLNLALFNRLPLHPQVNDILGDFTSVTLLAVDNSQPEAFRERSRRLQQQLLQDLEHRYISGVRVTRELARRQGTAPSAMPIVFTSTLGFSSLGQETLTFSHFGELVYGISQASQAWMDIQVWEEKETLTCNWDVVEELFPQGLISDMFEAYFGLLKQLANSESAWLETNKQLIPPPQLAQRHNINATSAPTPDAMLHTMFAQQAQQRKTAPAVISSQRTLTYQELYTLSNQLGHQLRQLGAIPNQLIGVVMDKGWEQIVAVMGILASGAAYVPIDPNLPQQRRDYLLANSEVKIVLTQSWLDEKLDWLSGIQRLCIDTQELEKESHELLQPAQTPDDLAYVIYTSGSTGLPKGVMISHRNVVNVVVHTNQRFNIGCQDRILAVTALNHDLSVYDIFGLLCAGGAIVIPDACGVKDPAHWAELMVREKVTLWNSVPAMMQMLVEYAESQSVVIPDSLRLVIMGGDWLPVSLPDRLRTLVPDVQILSIGGPTETTIWNIGYLITEVDPNWQSIPYGTPMANAKYYIFNEALEDCPVWVPGQMYCAGVQVAQGYWRDAEKTAAKFITHPRTQERIYCTGDLGRYLPDGNIEFLGRADFQVKIRGYRIELGEIEAAIKQHPGVKEAIAITVPSVEQSHQQIIACIVSNQQQAETLFETEMADSGETQHLWQNLVEKGTSIAQQNLDAVKPEVFAAFWQQHLDPLYTYAVSIAFHQFGVYTQLHEAYSLDELMQRGQIKPRYRQWLSRALSFLVGLGWLQVDGDKFVNTRLLPHSFPTELLAKILSEAAPILDYNQNTVELLVNSAKNLAAILTENIHSAQIIATDEIPALYRKEFQAGSLVIREILHHLAQSWQSNTNLRILEIGAGTGAVTREVLPVLPPEKTTYVYTDISQYFLQLGQQDFGHYPFLETALFNLEQSPQEQGYELHSFDVIIAGGVIHATRNIQESLENMRSLLAPNGLLLFVEPTKLHPFWELFMGLQQGFDRFEDTSLRSHPLLSPKQWQEVLLAQGFTDCTVFNQPGSIADFLAVYTFMARGSASVQKFKKQEIKSFLQQKLPDYMIPSEFILLDALPLTANGKVNRQALPQLQNLRTQLKSNYVTPQTETEQIIANIWQEVLRVEKVGINDNFFELGGDSLQATQVIARMREKFPVNLPLQNLLQAPNLTSLAKSIDEILQTTQKLQAPINEALDHRVEVEL; translated from the coding sequence ATGAATATACATTCACTTTTAACCGATCTGTCCCATCGAGGTGTAAAACTATCTGCTAATGGCAACTCTCTAGATATTGATGCACCAAAGGGAGTCATTACCCCAGAACTACGCGATTCATTAGCGAAGCATAAAGCCGAATTACTAACATTACTCCAACAAAACGGCACAAGTACCACCTCTTTACCCAAAATTGAGCCAGCACCAGAGTGGCGTTATGAGCCTTTTCCTCTGACTGATATGCAGTACGCTTTTTGGGTAGGACGCAGTGGCGTACTAGATTTGGGAAATGTAGCTAATCATGGTTATTACGAAATTGAATGTAAATATCTACACATAGAAAAACTGAATCTGGCGCTGCAAAAAGTCATAGAGCGTCACGATATGCTAAGGGCAATAGTCTTACCGAACGGACAGCAGCAAGTTTTAAAGCAAGTACCCTTTTATACGCTAGAAGTTTTAGATTTAAGAGGCAAAACAGAAGACATTGCCAATGCAGAATTAGATACAGTGCGTCAGCGAATGTCTCATCAAGTCATACCGAGTGATCGCTGGCCTTTATTTGAGTTTAGAGTCACACGTTTGGCAGAAGAGAGTTTTCGGTTACACGTGAGTTTTGACTTGCAAATATTTGACGCTTGGAGTCTGTTCCGCCTATTTGATGAATGGTTTCAACTTTATCAGCATCCAGAGGAACCATTACCACCCTTAGAAATTTCCTTCCGCGATTATGTTTTAGCAGAACAAAGCTTACAAGAGACAGAATTATATAAGCGATCGCAAGCCTATTGGTTTAATCGTCTAGACGAGTTACCACCAGCCCCAGATTTACCACTGGCTAAAAATCCCAAACAAATCAAACACCACCAAAACAAGCGTTATGAAGGGCGGTTAGAACCAACACAATGGCAGCAGTTAAAGCAACGTGCGGCAAATGCTGGGTTAACTCCCTCTGGGGTTTTACTGGCTGCTTTTGCGGAAATATTGACGCTTTGGAGTAAAAGCCCGCAATTTACCTTAAATTTAGCCTTATTTAATCGCCTACCGTTACATCCCCAAGTTAACGATATTTTAGGGGACTTTACCTCTGTCACACTGTTAGCTGTAGATAATTCTCAGCCTGAAGCATTTAGAGAGCGATCGCGCCGTCTGCAACAACAACTATTGCAAGATTTAGAACATCGCTACATCAGTGGTGTGCGCGTCACACGAGAACTAGCCCGCAGACAAGGTACAGCACCCAGTGCTATGCCAATTGTCTTTACTAGCACCCTCGGCTTTAGTTCCCTGGGACAAGAAACCTTAACCTTTAGCCACTTTGGCGAGTTGGTTTACGGTATCAGTCAAGCGTCACAAGCTTGGATGGATATTCAAGTTTGGGAAGAAAAAGAGACTTTGACTTGTAACTGGGATGTGGTGGAAGAACTCTTCCCACAAGGCTTAATTAGCGATATGTTTGAGGCTTATTTTGGTTTACTCAAACAACTAGCTAATTCTGAATCAGCTTGGTTAGAAACTAATAAACAACTAATTCCGCCCCCACAATTAGCACAACGCCATAATATTAACGCCACAAGCGCACCCACTCCCGACGCAATGCTGCACACAATGTTTGCCCAGCAAGCACAGCAGCGCAAAACAGCACCAGCCGTCATTTCCTCTCAGCGCACCTTAACTTACCAAGAGTTATACACACTCTCTAACCAACTAGGTCATCAACTGCGGCAACTGGGAGCTATTCCTAACCAATTGATAGGCGTAGTCATGGATAAGGGCTGGGAGCAAATTGTTGCTGTTATGGGGATTTTAGCCTCCGGTGCGGCGTATGTGCCGATAGATCCAAACTTGCCACAACAACGCCGAGATTATCTGTTAGCAAATAGTGAAGTCAAAATTGTGCTGACTCAATCTTGGTTGGATGAGAAATTAGATTGGCTTTCAGGAATTCAACGTCTGTGCATAGATACGCAAGAACTGGAAAAAGAAAGTCACGAACTGCTACAACCAGCACAAACTCCTGATGATTTAGCCTATGTTATTTACACCTCTGGTTCTACAGGCTTACCCAAAGGGGTGATGATTAGTCATCGCAATGTTGTTAATGTCGTTGTCCACACTAACCAACGCTTCAATATTGGTTGTCAAGATAGAATTTTAGCGGTGACGGCGTTAAACCATGACTTGTCTGTATATGACATTTTTGGTTTGTTGTGTGCAGGTGGGGCAATTGTGATCCCTGATGCTTGTGGTGTGAAAGACCCAGCACACTGGGCTGAGTTGATGGTGCGGGAGAAAGTGACGCTGTGGAATTCCGTCCCCGCCATGATGCAGATGTTGGTGGAATATGCCGAGAGTCAATCTGTAGTTATCCCTGATAGCTTGCGTTTGGTAATTATGGGTGGTGATTGGTTACCGGTGTCTCTTCCTGACCGCCTGAGAACTTTAGTACCAGATGTCCAAATATTGAGTATTGGCGGCCCTACAGAAACCACGATTTGGAATATTGGTTATTTAATTACAGAGGTTGACCCAAATTGGCAAAGTATTCCCTATGGAACACCGATGGCTAATGCCAAATACTATATTTTCAATGAAGCCTTAGAAGATTGTCCCGTTTGGGTTCCTGGTCAAATGTATTGTGCTGGTGTGCAGGTGGCGCAAGGTTATTGGCGTGATGCCGAAAAAACGGCGGCTAAATTTATTACCCATCCCCGCACCCAAGAACGGATTTACTGCACAGGGGATCTTGGTCGTTATTTACCCGATGGGAACATTGAATTTTTAGGACGGGCAGATTTCCAGGTCAAAATCAGGGGTTATCGCATCGAATTAGGTGAGATTGAAGCCGCTATCAAACAGCATCCAGGGGTAAAAGAGGCGATCGCCATCACAGTTCCCAGTGTCGAACAATCTCATCAACAAATTATTGCCTGCATAGTGTCGAATCAACAGCAAGCAGAAACGCTATTTGAAACAGAAATGGCAGATAGTGGCGAAACACAACATTTATGGCAGAATTTGGTCGAAAAGGGAACAAGCATCGCCCAACAAAACTTAGATGCTGTGAAACCAGAAGTTTTTGCAGCTTTTTGGCAACAACATCTAGACCCGCTTTATACCTACGCTGTAAGCATTGCCTTTCATCAGTTTGGCGTTTATACCCAACTCCATGAGGCGTATTCTCTCGATGAATTGATGCAGCGAGGTCAGATTAAACCCCGCTATCGTCAATGGCTAAGTCGCGCTTTATCTTTCTTGGTCGGTTTGGGATGGTTACAAGTAGATGGTGACAAGTTTGTTAATACTCGACTTCTGCCTCATAGCTTCCCGACAGAATTGTTAGCCAAGATTTTATCAGAAGCCGCGCCCATTCTTGACTACAATCAAAATACAGTCGAATTGTTGGTGAATTCGGCCAAAAATCTGGCAGCGATTCTCACCGAAAATATTCACTCGGCTCAAATTATTGCTACAGATGAAATTCCGGCACTGTATCGCAAAGAATTTCAAGCGGGTAGTTTAGTCATTCGGGAAATTTTACATCACCTTGCCCAGTCTTGGCAGTCAAATACTAACCTGCGAATTTTAGAAATTGGCGCGGGAACTGGGGCTGTGACAAGGGAAGTATTACCAGTTTTACCACCGGAAAAAACTACATACGTTTATACCGACATATCACAGTATTTCCTACAGTTAGGACAGCAAGATTTTGGTCACTATCCTTTCTTAGAAACTGCTTTATTTAACCTAGAACAGTCGCCCCAAGAACAAGGCTATGAACTCCACAGTTTTGATGTGATTATTGCTGGTGGTGTAATTCATGCTACGCGCAATATCCAAGAATCTTTGGAGAATATGCGATCGCTCTTAGCCCCTAATGGTTTGTTGCTGTTTGTAGAACCAACAAAACTGCATCCCTTCTGGGAGCTATTTATGGGATTGCAACAAGGTTTTGACCGCTTTGAAGATACTTCATTACGCTCTCATCCTCTCTTGTCGCCCAAGCAATGGCAAGAAGTTTTACTAGCGCAAGGATTTACAGATTGCACAGTATTTAATCAACCAGGCTCGATTGCTGACTTTTTGGCTGTGTATACGTTTATGGCGCGGGGTTCTGCATCTGTACAGAAGTTTAAAAAGCAAGAAATCAAGAGCTTTTTACAGCAAAAATTGCCTGATTACATGATTCCTAGCGAATTTATTTTGCTAGATGCTCTACCACTGACAGCGAATGGTAAAGTCAATCGTCAAGCCTTACCGCAATTACAAAATCTGCGGACACAACTCAAAAGCAACTACGTCACACCGCAAACGGAAACTGAGCAAATCATCGCCAATATTTGGCAAGAGGTTTTGCGAGTTGAGAAAGTGGGAATTAACGATAACTTCTTTGAATTAGGGGGAGATTCTTTACAAGCAACGCAGGTTATTGCTCGAATGCGCGAGAAATTCCCAGTTAATTTACCTTTGCAGAATCTACTACAAGCACCAAATCTAACTAGCTTGGCGAAGTCAATTGACGAGATTCTGCAAACAACGCAAAAACTCCAAGCCCCGATTAATGAAGCATTAGATCATCGCGTGGAGGTGGAACTATGA
- a CDS encoding 3-oxoacyl-[acyl-carrier-protein] synthase III C-terminal domain-containing protein, with translation MNDAIGIRSLAVSFGSIIRSNEYWLEKFPELIPQEKPRRVRLSVSSESSSTPNVLDIWSQAVAPYLADPFRGNVERRVVDIDESSLTLEYRAAKDALVAARLSPQEVDLMIVASLFPEQVGHGNAVYLAQKLGLHCPAWNLESTCSSALVALQNAHALIQTGAYRNALVVVSHIGSQTVEETDSLSWSMGDAAGAFIVDRLKPHQGILASKIVSTAATSGAYVHELVTDAQGQPQIRTRTGENVSTLAETSVDFVRTCCEGATAAAGLTLADIDFFVFNTPTAWYADVCTQALGINAAKTINLYSRYANIGPVMAIANLYHAAYEGKISENSLVLVYTKGASATAAATIMRWGDVALGSVPTPPLGLIQEEKKIHLAEIQKSSISREKLLTVSVQQQRQMLETYLLEWLSHSLQIPVLQINPEQPLALLLDSLIGFLFKTQIENDLKVQVSIEKLFGENNLNHLIELLLNQLAVIQLFTSNSTVIYNSEEREKLTL, from the coding sequence ATGAATGATGCAATCGGTATTCGCTCACTTGCTGTTAGTTTTGGTAGCATTATCCGTTCAAATGAGTATTGGCTAGAGAAGTTTCCGGAGTTAATTCCACAGGAAAAGCCAAGAAGGGTAAGGCTATCTGTGTCTAGCGAATCCTCTTCTACTCCTAATGTTCTAGATATTTGGTCACAAGCTGTCGCGCCATATTTAGCAGATCCATTTCGGGGTAATGTTGAACGTCGGGTAGTTGATATTGATGAATCTTCGCTGACTCTGGAATATCGGGCGGCTAAAGATGCACTAGTAGCTGCACGACTCTCTCCCCAAGAGGTGGATTTGATGATTGTGGCTTCTCTATTTCCGGAACAGGTGGGACATGGTAATGCTGTTTACTTGGCTCAGAAATTAGGATTGCACTGTCCGGCTTGGAATTTAGAGTCAACTTGTTCTAGTGCTTTGGTAGCTTTGCAAAATGCCCATGCACTTATTCAAACGGGAGCATATCGCAATGCTTTGGTTGTTGTCTCCCATATAGGTTCTCAAACAGTAGAGGAAACTGATAGCCTCTCTTGGTCTATGGGTGATGCTGCTGGAGCCTTTATAGTAGATAGGCTGAAACCACATCAAGGAATCTTAGCTAGTAAAATTGTCAGCACGGCTGCAACTAGTGGGGCTTATGTGCATGAATTGGTAACAGATGCTCAAGGACAGCCTCAAATCAGGACTCGTACAGGTGAGAATGTTAGTACACTCGCGGAAACCTCTGTAGATTTTGTGCGTACTTGTTGCGAAGGTGCGACGGCGGCGGCTGGATTAACTTTGGCTGACATAGATTTCTTTGTGTTCAACACGCCTACTGCTTGGTATGCCGATGTTTGTACGCAAGCATTAGGGATAAACGCAGCAAAAACTATCAATTTGTATTCACGATATGCCAATATTGGCCCGGTAATGGCGATCGCTAATTTATATCATGCTGCCTATGAGGGTAAAATTAGCGAAAATAGCTTGGTTTTAGTTTATACGAAAGGTGCATCAGCTACGGCTGCGGCAACTATCATGCGCTGGGGTGATGTCGCACTTGGTTCTGTTCCTACGCCTCCTCTGGGGCTGATTCAAGAGGAAAAAAAAATTCATCTCGCAGAAATACAAAAAAGCAGTATTTCCAGAGAGAAACTTTTGACTGTTTCTGTGCAACAACAACGGCAAATGCTAGAAACCTATTTGTTGGAATGGTTGAGTCATTCTTTACAGATTCCTGTATTGCAAATTAATCCAGAGCAACCATTGGCTCTATTGCTGGACTCATTGATAGGTTTCTTATTCAAAACTCAAATCGAAAATGACTTGAAAGTGCAAGTATCTATAGAGAAATTATTTGGTGAAAATAATCTCAATCATTTAATTGAACTGTTGCTCAATCAGTTAGCTGTAATTCAACTTTTCACATCCAACTCAACAGTAATTTATAACAGCGAAGAAAGAGAAAAATTGACTCTTTAA
- the acpS gene encoding holo-ACP synthase, whose protein sequence is MNAILTVPDTPYIIGYGIEIVATADIKTLIEKSQENFAMQYFRASERSIMPGVQQLAGRFCAKKAILKALGMELNQQISWLDIEVQRLLTGEPSVLLHGQYRELANCLGVAKWLVSITHVADYAAASAIALNTI, encoded by the coding sequence ATGAACGCAATACTGACTGTACCTGATACTCCTTATATCATCGGTTATGGCATAGAAATAGTAGCGACTGCTGATATCAAAACCCTCATAGAAAAATCCCAGGAAAATTTTGCTATGCAGTATTTTAGAGCCAGTGAACGGAGTATTATGCCTGGGGTTCAACAGCTTGCGGGTCGTTTTTGTGCCAAAAAAGCAATTCTCAAAGCCTTGGGGATGGAATTAAATCAACAGATTTCTTGGCTGGATATAGAAGTGCAGCGACTACTCACAGGTGAACCATCAGTATTATTGCATGGTCAATATCGGGAACTAGCTAACTGTTTAGGGGTTGCTAAGTGGTTGGTGAGCATTACTCATGTAGCTGATTATGCCGCAGCGAGTGCGATCGCTCTCAATACTATTTGA
- a CDS encoding anthranilate synthase component I family protein: MMMVLEFQTAIKYKRKFISGRRNHLVALQNFLKAGIFDNYVLYEGKNEIRIAGNELAKVSVSRDLVSVKGVGKSFSEPATEPFKQVEKMLAKLPIEDWTAYGYVAFDMARFYSDYAKSIEQDSLYFLIPEIELIFTDEGVCIKSTKSLEQVEEILLLDAQLPDYQAADLRLDFSDRTNYQQKISELITAIQKDELQKAIISRSVKIPGNLDVLGTYIVGAKVNNAARSYCLNIGDVRAVGFSPETLIEVYDDGFIVTNPLAGTRPRSENQTEDIQLTHELFIDAKEVKEHALSIWLAQSEIASLCLAGSIQVFNFMEVKKYRCVQHLSSRVGGQLQPGKTLWDALKVLFPGITVSGIDKQQALKWIDRLEDEPRGIYAGGIGWLNSSGTGDLAIAIRSVYQYGNHIYLNAGAGIVAESVPEKEYIESVNKMNTMLTNVVLESEAT; encoded by the coding sequence ATGATGATGGTATTAGAGTTTCAGACAGCAATCAAATACAAGCGTAAATTTATTTCTGGTCGGAGGAATCATCTTGTAGCTTTGCAAAATTTCCTAAAGGCTGGAATCTTTGATAATTATGTTCTGTATGAGGGTAAGAATGAAATCAGGATTGCTGGTAATGAATTAGCGAAAGTATCAGTTTCACGAGATTTAGTTTCTGTGAAAGGTGTAGGTAAATCTTTCTCAGAACCAGCAACTGAGCCATTTAAGCAAGTCGAGAAAATGTTGGCGAAATTGCCGATTGAAGATTGGACAGCTTATGGCTACGTTGCTTTTGATATGGCTCGATTTTATTCAGATTATGCTAAATCCATCGAGCAAGACAGCCTGTATTTTCTAATTCCAGAAATTGAACTGATATTCACTGATGAAGGGGTGTGTATCAAAAGTACAAAATCTCTTGAACAAGTTGAAGAAATTTTACTTTTAGATGCTCAATTGCCAGATTATCAAGCTGCTGATTTGAGATTAGATTTTAGCGATCGCACAAATTATCAGCAAAAGATTAGCGAGTTAATCACAGCCATTCAAAAGGACGAATTACAGAAAGCAATTATTTCTCGCTCTGTGAAAATTCCTGGTAATTTAGATGTATTGGGAACCTATATAGTTGGAGCCAAAGTTAATAATGCCGCGCGTTCCTACTGTTTGAATATCGGAGATGTCCGGGCAGTTGGCTTTAGTCCAGAAACTTTAATTGAAGTTTATGACGATGGTTTTATTGTGACTAATCCTCTAGCTGGAACCAGACCGAGAAGCGAAAATCAAACAGAAGATATACAACTCACACACGAACTATTTATTGATGCCAAAGAAGTCAAAGAACACGCTCTTTCTATTTGGTTAGCCCAAAGTGAAATTGCTTCTCTGTGTTTAGCAGGTAGTATTCAAGTGTTCAACTTCATGGAAGTGAAAAAATATCGTTGTGTGCAGCATTTATCATCGAGAGTCGGCGGACAACTACAACCAGGAAAAACCCTGTGGGATGCTTTGAAAGTTTTGTTTCCAGGGATTACCGTTTCGGGAATTGATAAACAACAAGCACTCAAATGGATTGACCGTTTAGAAGACGAACCCAGAGGAATTTATGCGGGGGGTATCGGCTGGCTAAATAGTAGTGGTACAGGAGATTTAGCGATCGCAATTCGTTCTGTTTATCAGTACGGTAATCATATCTACTTAAATGCTGGTGCTGGGATTGTTGCCGAATCTGTACCAGAAAAAGAGTATATCGAGTCCGTCAACAAGATGAATACTATGCTGACGAATGTAGTATTGGAGTCTGAAGCCACATGA
- a CDS encoding benzoate-CoA ligase family protein, with amino-acid sequence MTNDEILNIAAYFIEGNLKLGRSEKIAFYYQNQTYTYGQVNNFVRRSARLLANLGLEQENRIAILLPDSPEFVFTFWGAIWLGAIPVPINTTCSLNEIQYILQDSRAQLLLTTQEWQEKLAPIQSKYLRHVLFKDAYLSLLTQQDELLPCAETSPDEPAFWLYTSGSTGNPKGVIHLHQSMVVCAERYGKATLGLRQDDITYSVAKMPFAYGLGNTLYMPMAVGAASVLSDASNAFDIIADIQRYRPTILFGIPSVYAGILALAEIAPLDVSSLRLCASAAEQLPKSIWYQWLETYKHEICEGIGTTEFLHIFLSNQIGKCKPGSSGRPIPGYDAQILGDDGVPCSPGEIGNLQVRGESLMWGYWKRLQQTRKAIYGDTMRTGDKYLRDADGYFYFMGRNDDLFKVNGQWISPMEIEDILHQHPQILEVAVVPESNNAEHLTQIVAYVTLKSGQMGTPQIEMDIRKFTKELLPHFKAPKKVYFVEKLPRTATGKIHRRLLSNNSSLLAGTSL; translated from the coding sequence ATGACAAATGACGAAATATTGAACATAGCAGCTTACTTTATAGAAGGTAACTTGAAGCTGGGAAGAAGCGAGAAAATAGCCTTTTATTATCAAAATCAAACATATACTTATGGACAAGTTAACAACTTTGTGCGGCGTAGTGCCAGATTACTCGCCAATCTTGGACTAGAACAAGAAAACCGTATAGCTATTTTATTGCCCGATTCTCCAGAGTTTGTTTTTACCTTTTGGGGTGCAATTTGGTTAGGAGCAATACCAGTTCCTATTAATACTACTTGTAGTCTGAATGAGATTCAATATATTCTGCAAGATTCTCGCGCCCAACTCTTATTAACTACCCAAGAGTGGCAAGAAAAACTCGCTCCTATTCAATCAAAATATTTACGTCATGTACTCTTTAAAGATGCTTATCTTTCTCTGCTAACTCAACAAGATGAATTACTACCTTGCGCAGAAACATCACCCGATGAACCAGCTTTCTGGCTCTATACATCCGGTAGTACAGGCAATCCTAAAGGCGTGATTCACCTGCATCAAAGTATGGTGGTGTGTGCAGAAAGATATGGTAAAGCAACTCTAGGTTTGCGCCAGGATGATATTACTTATTCGGTGGCTAAAATGCCTTTTGCCTATGGCTTGGGTAATACCTTATATATGCCAATGGCGGTAGGCGCAGCTAGTGTGTTATCTGATGCCAGTAATGCTTTCGACATAATTGCAGATATTCAGCGTTATCGACCGACAATTTTATTTGGTATACCCAGTGTTTATGCAGGTATTTTGGCTCTCGCGGAAATTGCACCTTTGGATGTTTCTTCCTTAAGACTGTGTGCATCTGCGGCGGAACAACTACCTAAAAGTATTTGGTATCAATGGCTAGAGACATACAAGCATGAAATTTGTGAAGGAATTGGTACAACTGAGTTTTTACATATATTTCTCTCTAATCAAATAGGAAAGTGTAAACCAGGAAGTTCTGGTCGTCCCATTCCTGGTTATGATGCGCAAATTCTGGGTGACGATGGTGTACCTTGTTCTCCTGGTGAAATTGGCAATCTCCAAGTCAGAGGAGAAAGCCTGATGTGGGGTTATTGGAAGCGGTTACAACAAACTCGTAAAGCGATTTATGGCGACACCATGCGGACTGGAGATAAATATTTGCGGGATGCTGATGGTTATTTTTACTTTATGGGACGCAATGATGATTTATTTAAAGTCAATGGACAGTGGATATCGCCAATGGAAATTGAGGATATATTACATCAACATCCCCAAATTCTAGAGGTTGCTGTTGTCCCTGAGTCTAATAATGCAGAACATTTAACGCAGATTGTGGCTTATGTTACTCTCAAGTCGGGGCAAATGGGTACACCACAAATAGAAATGGATATTCGGAAATTTACTAAAGAACTATTGCCACATTTTAAGGCTCCTAAAAAAGTTTACTTTGTAGAAAAATTACCGCGCACTGCTACCGGAAAAATTCACCGCAGATTATTAAGTAATAATTCCAGTTTACTTGCTGGTACAAGTTTGTAA
- a CDS encoding holo-ACP synthase, producing MLNQQIKGLGLDITPIYRIARLVDRYDSETLNLLFTAKEIHYCQSATNYHQYYAICFATKEAVGKALGTGLVSIDWNEIETEITPYNLIIHLYGKARHQAKKRHIQQWLANWCYWDQHILVQVLGM from the coding sequence ATGTTAAACCAACAGATTAAAGGGTTGGGTTTAGATATTACTCCCATTTATAGAATTGCCAGACTCGTTGATAGATATGACAGTGAAACCTTAAATTTGTTATTCACTGCTAAAGAAATACATTACTGCCAATCGGCAACCAACTACCATCAATATTATGCAATCTGTTTTGCCACAAAAGAAGCTGTAGGAAAAGCTCTAGGTACTGGATTAGTCAGTATTGATTGGAATGAAATTGAAACTGAAATCACACCTTATAACTTAATTATTCATCTGTACGGTAAAGCAAGGCATCAGGCAAAAAAACGTCATATTCAACAATGGTTAGCTAACTGGTGCTACTGGGATCAACACATATTAGTGCAAGTTCTGGGGATGTAA
- a CDS encoding acyl carrier protein, which translates to MCQSMDISPVESGYQHNDSVMGILKLILLNLGIPEELIRENTLLHKDLQLDSVEVVEIALGLKRTLGVNVKLESRQDMTLSQVCNTVQEAIAQNITNHVKPTD; encoded by the coding sequence ATGTGTCAATCAATGGACATTTCTCCAGTTGAGTCTGGCTACCAGCATAATGACAGTGTGATGGGTATCCTGAAATTAATACTTCTTAATCTCGGTATTCCAGAAGAATTGATTAGGGAAAATACCTTGCTGCACAAGGATTTACAACTTGATTCTGTAGAGGTAGTAGAGATAGCCTTGGGATTGAAACGCACGCTGGGGGTGAATGTGAAGCTAGAGTCTCGGCAAGACATGACATTATCTCAAGTCTGCAATACAGTTCAAGAGGCGATCGCCCAAAATATCACCAACCATGTTAAACCAACAGATTAA